From the Manis javanica isolate MJ-LG chromosome 11, MJ_LKY, whole genome shotgun sequence genome, one window contains:
- the MRPL23 gene encoding large ribosomal subunit protein uL23m isoform X2 gives MARNVLYPLYQLGNPQLRVFRTNFFIQLVRPGTAQPEDTVQFRIPMEMTRVDLRNYLERIYNVPVAAVRTRVQHGSNRKRDHRNVRVKKPDQKVAYVQLTLVNAKGHRPARGSLLCTRPAQGRVRLLLRAGQERIRVQAHGQTFTFPDLFPDKKPSPEGGSVDNSLWDLPQRQTQDPRRGGVPDWFGL, from the exons ATGGCGCGGAACGTGCT GTACCCCCTCTACCAGCTGGGCAATCCCCAGCTCCGCGTCTTCCGCACCAACTTCTTCATTCAGCTGGTGCGGCCTGGAACGGCCCAGCCCGAGGATACCGTGCAGTTCCGGATCCCCATGGA gaTGACCAGGGTGGATCTGCGGAACTACCTGGAGCGCATTTACAACGTGCCTGTGGCTGCCGTGCGGACAAGGGTGCAGCACG GTTCCAACAGGAAGCGGGATCACAGAAACGTCAGGGTGAAGAAGCCGGATCAGAAGGTGGCCTACGTGCAGCTG ACTCTAGTGAATGCCAAAGGGCATCGACCTGCACGCGGAAGCCTGCTGTGCACACGGCCTGCCCAGGGGAGAGTGCGGCTGCTACTGAGGGCTGGGCAGGAGCGCATCAGGGTGCAG GCGCATGGACAGACCTTCACATTCCCGGACCTGTTTCCTGATAAGAAGCCGAGCCCTGAAGGCGGCTCTGTTGACAACAGCCTCTGGGACCTGCCGCAGAGGCAGACTCAGGACCCCCGGCGTGGTGGCGTCCCGGACTGGTTCGGCCTGTGA
- the MRPL23 gene encoding large ribosomal subunit protein uL23m isoform X1 yields the protein MREHRGPRKGPGVRGACVAQGRDGGAGRVLTPFRRQGSLWRVRARRAQPSFRPRPGSCDGAERAVQISPPLPRYPLYQLGNPQLRVFRTNFFIQLVRPGTAQPEDTVQFRIPMEMTRVDLRNYLERIYNVPVAAVRTRVQHGSNRKRDHRNVRVKKPDQKVAYVQLAHGQTFTFPDLFPDKKPSPEGGSVDNSLWDLPQRQTQDPRRGGVPDWFGL from the exons ATGCGCGAGCACCGTGGGCCCCGTAAGGGGCCAGGTGTGAGGGGTGCGTGCGTTGCGCAGGGCAGGgacggcggggcggggcgcgtgCTCACGCCCTTCCGACGCCAGGGGTCGCTGTGGCGGGTACGCGCCCGCCGTGCGCAGCCCTCCTTCCGCCCGCGACCCGGAAGCTGCGATGGCGCGGAACGTGCT gtacagataagccctccattgcccag GTACCCCCTCTACCAGCTGGGCAATCCCCAGCTCCGCGTCTTCCGCACCAACTTCTTCATTCAGCTGGTGCGGCCTGGAACGGCCCAGCCCGAGGATACCGTGCAGTTCCGGATCCCCATGGA gaTGACCAGGGTGGATCTGCGGAACTACCTGGAGCGCATTTACAACGTGCCTGTGGCTGCCGTGCGGACAAGGGTGCAGCACG GTTCCAACAGGAAGCGGGATCACAGAAACGTCAGGGTGAAGAAGCCGGATCAGAAGGTGGCCTACGTGCAGCTG GCGCATGGACAGACCTTCACATTCCCGGACCTGTTTCCTGATAAGAAGCCGAGCCCTGAAGGCGGCTCTGTTGACAACAGCCTCTGGGACCTGCCGCAGAGGCAGACTCAGGACCCCCGGCGTGGTGGCGTCCCGGACTGGTTCGGCCTGTGA
- the MRPL23 gene encoding large ribosomal subunit protein uL23m isoform X3, translating into MARNVLYPLYQLGNPQLRVFRTNFFIQLVRPGTAQPEDTVQFRIPMEMTRVDLRNYLERIYNVPVAAVRTRVQHGSNRKRDHRNVRVKKPDQKVAYVQLAHGQTFTFPDLFPDKKPSPEGGSVDNSLWDLPQRQTQDPRRGGVPDWFGL; encoded by the exons ATGGCGCGGAACGTGCT GTACCCCCTCTACCAGCTGGGCAATCCCCAGCTCCGCGTCTTCCGCACCAACTTCTTCATTCAGCTGGTGCGGCCTGGAACGGCCCAGCCCGAGGATACCGTGCAGTTCCGGATCCCCATGGA gaTGACCAGGGTGGATCTGCGGAACTACCTGGAGCGCATTTACAACGTGCCTGTGGCTGCCGTGCGGACAAGGGTGCAGCACG GTTCCAACAGGAAGCGGGATCACAGAAACGTCAGGGTGAAGAAGCCGGATCAGAAGGTGGCCTACGTGCAGCTG GCGCATGGACAGACCTTCACATTCCCGGACCTGTTTCCTGATAAGAAGCCGAGCCCTGAAGGCGGCTCTGTTGACAACAGCCTCTGGGACCTGCCGCAGAGGCAGACTCAGGACCCCCGGCGTGGTGGCGTCCCGGACTGGTTCGGCCTGTGA